The Flammeovirga agarivorans genome has a window encoding:
- a CDS encoding Gfo/Idh/MocA family protein — protein MHKVKIGLIGAGYRGIIHLENCLQRDDVNIKAVVEPNIEHHQKIHQLFKKYKQPLPTIYKDSNGYKEMMTSITLDAVIISVPWDFFFEITAFVLQFPVYVGIEAASATSLEQLYTLKEIKETHGTQCMLLENTCFHRDVMAIQNMIDQGLFGELVHCRGGYEHDLRSIKFDENMNYGEGAKGEASWRTNHSITRNGDLYPTHGIGPIASFLKINRGNEFVSIVSHASKSVGLKSYVAKHKGEHHPNAKDKYILGDVITSTLTTKNGETVILTHNTNVPRPYSLGFRVQGTKGIWIQEHGNHLHLEDYTDRDEWMNQPHQIFNKYDHPDWKKYQYDAAKTARHQMDYFVLKEFIEAIKSHRTPKYDIYDMLTWLAISPLSEQSIKEGNRTIKFPNFKEKRTEEAIY, from the coding sequence ATGCATAAAGTTAAGATTGGACTCATTGGTGCTGGATACAGAGGGATAATACATCTAGAAAATTGTTTGCAAAGAGATGATGTAAACATTAAGGCTGTAGTGGAACCCAACATAGAACATCACCAGAAAATTCATCAGTTATTTAAGAAATACAAGCAACCACTACCTACTATTTATAAAGACAGTAATGGTTATAAAGAAATGATGACTTCCATAACATTGGATGCTGTTATTATTTCTGTGCCTTGGGATTTCTTTTTCGAGATTACGGCCTTTGTTCTCCAATTCCCTGTTTATGTAGGTATTGAAGCCGCTAGTGCTACCTCCTTAGAACAACTTTATACATTAAAGGAAATTAAAGAGACACATGGTACGCAATGTATGTTACTTGAAAACACTTGTTTCCATAGAGATGTCATGGCGATTCAAAATATGATTGATCAAGGACTTTTTGGAGAGTTAGTACATTGCAGAGGGGGTTATGAACATGATTTACGTTCGATTAAGTTTGATGAAAACATGAATTATGGAGAAGGTGCGAAAGGTGAAGCAAGTTGGCGAACAAACCATTCAATCACTAGAAATGGCGATTTATATCCTACCCATGGTATTGGGCCCATTGCCTCATTCCTAAAGATTAATAGAGGAAATGAGTTTGTATCTATTGTCTCTCATGCGTCGAAGTCTGTGGGTCTAAAAAGTTATGTAGCCAAACATAAAGGTGAGCACCATCCTAATGCTAAAGATAAATATATACTAGGTGATGTCATTACATCTACACTTACGACCAAAAATGGTGAAACGGTGATCCTAACACACAACACTAATGTGCCTAGGCCATATTCTCTCGGTTTTAGAGTACAAGGAACGAAAGGCATTTGGATTCAGGAACATGGCAACCACCTCCATTTGGAAGATTATACAGATCGTGATGAATGGATGAATCAACCACATCAGATTTTCAATAAATATGATCATCCGGATTGGAAAAAATACCAATATGATGCTGCAAAAACTGCTAGACATCAAATGGACTATTTTGTCTTAAAGGAGTTTATTGAAGCAATTAAATCACATAGGACACCAAAATATGATATCTATGATATGCTAACTTGGCTGGCCATTTCACCGTTATCTGAGCAATCAATAAAAGAAGGAAATAGGACCATTAAGTTTCCAAACTTCAAAGAAAAAAGAACGGAGGAAGCGATTTATTAG
- a CDS encoding helix-turn-helix transcriptional regulator, giving the protein MEAITTQVFEYDGKPLIEKIQIEVPFTKERVFQDEGCFLYMKDADITLHSANEKMDIKKKEAVLLKCDTYFLEFLGKQNSGNVEVIAVHLYPEVLKKLYIHELPKLIEKRDKPTNTKHIVDDAVIARFIDSLEFYFDNPSLVNQDLIELKIKELVLLLVQTRNVSSVVELIHDLYSPRVVKLKKVIELHKFSNLTLEELAKLNDMSLSTFKREFQKVYGISPSKYIMQERLVKAQELLKVSEIPVSDVAYEVGYNDPLYFTRLFKKQFGVSPSHYRTRIES; this is encoded by the coding sequence ATGGAAGCAATTACAACACAGGTTTTTGAATATGATGGAAAGCCATTAATAGAAAAAATTCAAATTGAGGTCCCGTTTACTAAAGAACGGGTTTTTCAGGATGAAGGGTGTTTTCTATACATGAAAGATGCAGATATCACTTTACATTCTGCAAATGAAAAAATGGACATCAAGAAAAAAGAAGCTGTCTTGTTAAAATGTGATACTTACTTTCTTGAGTTTTTAGGTAAACAAAACTCTGGAAATGTTGAAGTAATCGCGGTGCATTTATATCCAGAAGTATTAAAGAAACTCTACATTCACGAACTACCCAAACTTATTGAGAAAAGAGATAAGCCCACGAATACAAAACATATAGTAGATGATGCCGTAATCGCTAGGTTTATAGATTCGTTAGAGTTTTATTTTGATAACCCTTCTCTGGTCAATCAAGATCTTATTGAACTTAAAATCAAAGAATTGGTTTTACTGTTGGTACAAACTAGAAATGTAAGTTCAGTTGTTGAACTTATCCATGATCTATATTCACCAAGAGTCGTTAAACTGAAAAAGGTAATTGAATTGCATAAATTCTCTAATTTAACTTTAGAGGAGCTTGCTAAACTAAATGATATGAGCCTTTCCACATTTAAAAGAGAGTTCCAAAAAGTATATGGGATCTCGCCTTCGAAGTACATTATGCAGGAACGGTTGGTAAAAGCACAAGAATTGCTGAAGGTTTCCGAAATTCCAGTAAGTGATGTAGCATATGAAGTAGGTTACAACGACCCATTATATTTTACCAGACTGTTTAAGAAACAATTTGGAGTGTCCCCCTCACATTATCGAACAAGAATAGAATCGTAA
- a CDS encoding carboxymuconolactone decarboxylase family protein codes for MRNFKVHTFDTVDQEAKSILEEKQKAFGFVPNLIGTLVESPQLAKAYDELHELFTNSSFNSEELTVVWQTINVENECHYCVPAHTAIANAMNIDSAITEALRNETPLQSEKLEALRTFTLQMIRKRGFVSDEDLNSFYAAGYTHRNVLDVILGLAQKTISNYTNHVSQTPLDKNFQSFKWEKEATV; via the coding sequence ATGAGAAATTTTAAAGTACACACTTTCGACACTGTAGACCAAGAAGCAAAATCAATCTTGGAAGAAAAGCAAAAAGCTTTCGGTTTTGTACCCAACTTAATCGGGACATTAGTAGAATCTCCTCAGTTGGCAAAAGCATATGATGAGCTACATGAATTATTTACAAACTCATCGTTTAATTCAGAGGAACTTACTGTAGTATGGCAAACGATTAATGTTGAAAACGAATGTCATTATTGTGTTCCTGCTCATACTGCAATTGCAAATGCAATGAACATAGATAGTGCAATCACTGAGGCGTTAAGAAACGAAACTCCTTTACAGTCTGAAAAACTTGAAGCGCTAAGAACATTTACTTTACAGATGATCAGAAAACGTGGTTTTGTATCAGATGAAGATTTAAATAGCTTCTATGCTGCAGGGTACACACATAGAAATGTATTGGATGTGATTTTAGGTTTAGCACAAAAAACAATTAGTAATTATACCAATCATGTATCACAAACACCATTAGATAAGAACTTCCAATCCTTTAAATGGGAAAAAGAAGCTACTGTCTAA